The Mycosarcoma maydis chromosome 12, whole genome shotgun sequence nucleotide sequence CTTGAGCCACAGCATGGACGCGTGAGCAGCGGGACTCAGATGGACGACAGAGTTGAGGCGGGCAGGGGGGCAcggcttggtgcttggcaAGAAGGGCTGGATGCAGATGGGCGTTTGTTGGTGAATGCGTCCAGAGAGGCGCGATGGTCTTGTAAATACGTCCGGGTGTCTAGTGCGCCCGTCTGGCGAGTAGGCACAAGCGTGTGAGGCGGATATGGTCCGTATGCAGGATCAAGCGCTTGTAGATGGCATGCACGCTGTGTTGCATCGTTGGAGGATGCGCGGATGAACCACTccagaatcgtgaatgggtTGGACGCGTGTATAGCACCTGATGCAGTCGCGCGCCGTCTTGAAGCCGCCTGGCCGCGTTGGGCGGTTCGCTCGTAGTTGGGCTACTTGGAAGCGTTCACGTAGCAATGCGTGCGGGCGCGAAACTCGGTGCTGGGAGCGGGCAGATGCGAGCTGGTTTGCCAGGACATGCAACCGTGAGCATATCACGCTCTGGCATTGGTGCCGGGGGTGTCGCACACCTCGCAGCATTCGGCGTGATCGCTCTTGCGTTTGGTTGTGTCTGAGCACCTTTGTTTTGGACGACGCCTGGTCGGGAGGTTCGGCGTGCTGATGTCGAGGAGCGCAACGCGTGCTGTTGGCAATCAAGGGTTTTGCGGTCCGCGGCCGAGGCTTTTCAGCCTACCAGGGCGCAGCAAGCCGGGCGTGGTGTGCAGCCTTGACTGTTGGTATCTCTGCTTGGCTTCAACGCCTCCGCAATGGTTGGGCGTGTTCCACTTGCTCCTGCATCAAGAGGTGCTTAGAAGGAAGCGCATCCACTCTGTCCTTGTTGGAGATTTGACTCGCGACTTGCGACTGGTAGCTACGTTGGCTGCGCGATCAGTCCAAGCCGGCCCGATGGCTTGTTGCCTCCCTCACATCCTGTCCAGTGCCATCTTTGAGACACGCCaagtcaagctgcttggtcgagctAGCAGAGCCACACTGAAACCCGCAACACGCAAGAGTCAGCGCTTGTTTTCTTATCGCTTTCGCGCGCTATCTTGGTCTTCCTCTTGGTCTTCGGAATGGGGAATAGGCTTGAACTTGGCATTGTCTTTGCATGTCTTTGCTCGTACTGGCACTGGCACATGTCTCAACCGATCAAGCTGTACGGGACGCGTTCGAAACCGGTCGAATGGAGCTTCTCGCCGCGCAGACCAGGTGGACAAGGTGTGCGTGAGGTCGGCATATCGTGCGCGCTCCGAACACGCCATGGTTGCCAAACCGAATGCCAAACACCAGCGCAGTGTTTCGGCGCCTCTACGCACGCATGCTAGAGCGCGCAACGAGCGCAGACGAACATCTACTGCCAAAGTACGCATCGCCGCAATTGGCAAGCCGAGCCAACTACACGCCAGACATGTTTGCTCGGATGTCGCGTGTGCTGCACGCTACAAGAGAGCAGGCTACACTGACAGGGGAGCCACACAACGTGCGCCGTAGCTCTCAGACAAATCAAGCACGCATAGAAGggaaagaaaagaaagaacAGGCAAGCAAGGGAGGGAGCGATGAACGTGATGGATCTCGTGGCCAGCTGACGACCGGGATCGTAGCGTTGAGCCGCTTggatcgtgattgcgagCGAGAACCacaagccacgagccaAAGCGTCAAGAGCGCCATGAAGCGTCCAACGACGATTCACGTAACGTACAAAGTGGAACGTGGGCCGTTTTGGACAGGTAATTGCATTTCTTGGCGGGTTTTAGGTGCATATcagcgcagcgcagtgcatcgcatcgcatcgcatcgcatcgcatcgcatcgcatcgattcgattcgattcgattcgtgattgctggCATGGCACCTTTGCTTCCACGGTGGTTTTGCGCCAAGACCTCGCCTAGCATTAGCAACCACACAGAGAGAATTctcagagtcgtgagtggcgTGGCTTGAAGCCAGCTACTGTAACTAACGTTCAAGCGGCGGCATCGACGGATGTGCGGCTTCCGAGTGAATGCGCAACTGTGAACCCACTTGGGAACGTGCCATCACGCTTCGCCTTACATGGTACCGTGAATTCGCACACACACGACATCCTTTTCGTTTCGTCCatctgcgcttgctcgtcggTCTTGTTGTTTTGCCACATGCACGATACCCAGACCGTTCCTGAGAACCCGCTCATATCGTAGCATAACACTTTTTCGAGGCGAGAACGTGCTCCCGTTTTTGGATACCCGGACTAACTTGACGGATCCTTGTTCTGGTCGCTGGCGTTCGGCTGCGTTGACACGCCGACcaagcttggtgcttgtgctcTTGACTCTCGCCGCTTGAGAACAAAGCTTGTTTGTTGACTCGCTGGTCAGCTGGGATGTGGTATAAAAAGGACCGTCCGTGTTGGTGCCCTGCCATGCCGATCCAGCAACATTCCACTCCTCGCTAACCCGCCTCCCTTACCGAATCGCACGACATGCAGCTTCAAGGATTGTTCGCTCAACTTGGAGCGCTCATGCTTGTGGCGCTGGCCGCCAGTGCCGCCCCGAACAACGGCGCCAAGTGGCAGCACAAGAAACAGCCCAACGTGAtccagctcatctcggACGGGTTTGGACCGGCTTCCGAGACGTTTGCTCGCTCGTACCTGCAGAGCTCCAAGAAACTGGGCTGGAACGTAACCATGCCGCTCGACAGGCTGCTGGTGGGCGAGGTGCGAACACGATCGACCAACTCGTTGGTGACCgactcggctgcttcggcaACCGCGTATTCGTGCGGCCTGAAGAGCGTCAACGCATACATTGGTGTGGATTCCGACAAAAAGCCGTGCGGTACGGTGCTTGAAGGAGCCAAGGCGAAAGGATACAATACGGCGCTCGTTACTACGTCGCGCATCACGCACGCGACGCCCGCTTCGTACTCGGCGCACATCGACGACCGTGATGCTGAAGACGAGATCGCCAGCCAGCAGATCGGCGACTACGTGCTTGGCCGCCAGGTCGACATCCTGTGGGGTGGCGGACTGCGTCACTTTTTGCCTAACACCACCAAGCCAGGTATCCGTACCGACAGCCGTAACCTCGTCCAAgaggccaagcagcgcgGATTTCACATTATCAACAACCGCACCGACTTTGACGCCCTCCAAGCCGGCAATGCGCTGAAACTGCCCTCGCTGGCGCTCTTCGCTTCGTCGCACATGGCGTACGAGATCGACCGAAACGCAACGCAGGAACCCAGCTTGAAGGAGATGGCCTTGACCGCGCTCAACGGCTTGCGCAACCAGGACGAGCCGTACTTTATCATGATCGAGGGCGCGCGCATCGACCATGCTGCACACAACAATGACCCCATTggtcacattcacgatatCCTCGCGTACAACGACATGGTCCAGGCGGTGGTCGACTGGGTTGACGCCAACGCAGCCGCCAACCCGCACGAGCCCGAGACGGTGGTGTTTTCAGTCGCCGACCACGAGTGCGGTGGGCTGACGCTCGGTCTACAGAGGagtgaggatgaggagTCGTTCTACGGATGGTACCCGGACGTGCTCTTGAACGCTACGCATTCGACCGAGTTCCTGGCGGCTCAGACCGCCAAGTGGAttgccgctgccaaccgtaccgatgacgagctgagcacCTACATCCGCGACAACGTGGTTTCCACCGGCCTCGGCATCAAGGATGTTCAgaaggacgaggtggagcgtGCCGTCCAACtagccaagctcaagaatCAGATCCCCTACACCGTCTGGCTATCGTCGATCGTCAACTGGCGCGCACACCTCGGATGGTCCACGACGGGCCACTCTGGTGTCTCGGTCGGTCTATATTACCACGAAGCCAAACCGCACAAGGTGGGTACACCCAAGTACAAGCGAtaccagcagcgtcgatcttcGGTGATCGGATCGCACGAAAACACGTGGATCGGCGAGTGGATCGCGTCgttcctcgagctcgatctggcGTCGATcaccaagacgctcaacaacGGCAGTGACTACAGCTGGTACAGCAACTGGGGCGACAAGCTAAACCACTTTACCGATACCTTGGAGCACTACCATGGCGGACTGGCGCGCGTCATCCCGGCTCGATCcgcgagcgagaagcgcgaTCTGCACGCCGCCGACTCGCACCTGCTCAACGAGCCACTCATGAGACGTATTCACGGCCCTCGTGTGGGCGCGACACTCGAAGAGTCTTGGCACACCTCggctcgtcgtcagcagctCTGATTCTACACACCCACGACCCATGTCTGGTATACAAATTGCAAATGTGTTTGGCCAAGTTACAGTACTTCCCATGTCCAGCCGAGTGAGCATGTTAGCTACAACGCATCGTAACGGCGTGAGTGTGATCGCTCCGGTTCGCTGCCGATCCGAGCAGATCCATCGCCATCAGCGCCAACGTCGTCCACTAActacagtcgtgagtatgtGTGCCTACAATGacgcacagcagcagagcgagcTGCAGAGAGACTGTATTCGCACGAGAAAAGCCACGAAAATTTTTTGCGCGATCTGGATTCGGGATTCAAGACTGGTGATTCATTTGGCGCCTGAAGCCAGTCAAGTTGGATTCAAGATTGTGACTCGAGTCGGCTGAGTCGCAAGTCGCGAGCGTTTCAGCCAATCGAGAATTCTGTGATTTTGTGATGCTGTGATGCTGTGATTCGGCTTTcaacacactcacgactcttgactcACCTCGCGGCTACTCgcgacactcgtgactcgtgactcacacCGGCTCTGCCAACCAAAACGGGCcgattcagattcacgagtcagaTTGCCTGGATTT carries:
- a CDS encoding putative repressible alkaline phosphatase vacuolar is translated as MQLQGLFAQLGALMLVALAASAAPNNGAKWQHKKQPNVIQLISDGFGPASETFARSYLQSSKKLGWNVTMPLDRLLVGEVRTRSTNSLVTDSAASATAYSCGLKSVNAYIGVDSDKKPCGTVLEGAKAKGYNTALVTTSRITHATPASYSAHIDDRDAEDEIASQQIGDYVLGRQVDILWGGGLRHFLPNTTKPGIRTDSRNLVQEAKQRGFHIINNRTDFDALQAGNALKLPSLALFASSHMAYEIDRNATQEPSLKEMALTALNGLRNQDEPYFIMIEGARIDHAAHNNDPIGHIHDILAYNDMVQAVVDWVDANAAANPHEPETVVFSVADHECGGLTLGLQRSEDEESFYGWYPDVLLNATHSTEFLAAQTAKWIAAANRTDDELSTYIRDNVVSTGLGIKDVQKDEVERAVQLAKLKNQIPYTVWLSSIVNWRAHLGWSTTGHSGVSVGLYYHEAKPHKVGTPKYKRYQQRRSSVIGSHENTWIGEWIASFLELDLASITKTLNNGSDYSWYSNWGDKLNHFTDTLEHYHGGLARVIPARSASEKRDLHAADSHLLNEPLMRRIHGPRVGATLEESWHTSARRQQL